gcagaccacttccaaaagacgtggtctgcatttatggaactattacaagcataaggtgcaatagtaatttaaaatataaatggtaccaggatctggtaacggggggtataaaataaattaaaaaaaaaaaaaaatacggttggtatatccttttttgcggagttttgtgttacaatagagcgattgtttttccttttttttcttttctttctagggtcttatttcctttctttacttccttctctaatttcttccctaaggggcttccttttcccaacactttcctgcaccttcacgattcttgctcactttccttactacttttatttctatcttttttaaagctcgaaaaacgaagtggtacaacaaatgtattaagatatatgtgatgtgtataattgtaatttactgtacttctaatttaaaaaaaaaaaattttaaatttaaaaaaaggatttaagagagagttagatagagctctaggggctagtggagtcaagggatatggggagaaggcttattgatagggaacatgatcacaatgaatggcagtgctggctcaaagggccgaatggcctcctcctgcacctattttctatgtttctatgcaaaaaTGCAAACCTTCagagtcagggacagtttcttcacagcgatcatcaggaaactgaaccatcctatcaccagcgtCAGGTCGCCTTGAACTAccgttgactgaagaagggttgtgacccgaaacgtcaccaacatAACATTTGggagaaagacccatcatttatttatttgcctctgtactccacaatatgagatttataatagaaaatattacatgtggttaaagtgcacattgtcagattttaataaaggatatttttatacattttagtttcaccatgtagaaattacagctgtgtttatacatagtccccccatttaacggcaccataatgtttgggacacatggcttcactgaTGTTTGTAATTCCTAAgatatgtttaattgcctccataatgcaggtataagtgagatctcagcacctagtctttcctccagtctttccatcatctttagaAACTTTTTTTGCTCTTTATCAACATGAGAATCAaggttagaaacaaagaaacatagaaaataggtgcaggaggaggccattcggccctttgagccagcaccgccattcattgtgatcatggctgatcgtcccctatcaaaaaccgtgcctgccttctccccatatcccttgactccactagcccctagagctctatctaactctctcttaaatccatccagtgacttggcctccactgccctctgtggcagggaattccacaaattcacaactctgggtgaaaacgttttttctcacctcagtcttaaatgacctcccctttattctaagactgtgtgtggcccctggttctggactcgcccaacattgggaacaggggattatgggagaaggcaggaacgggttactgattggggatgatcagccatgatcacattgaatggcggtgctggctcaaagggctgaatggcctactcctgcacctattgtctattgaatggatgacatttcgggtcgcgacacttcttcagactgatgtcaggggagtgggcggcacagagataaaatgtagtcggagacagtaagatactgggcttgtattcactggaattgagaagggtgagagggaatcttatagaaacatataaaattcttaagggatttgacaggctagatgcaggaaaaatgttcccgatgttgggggagttcagaaccaggactcacagttgacaacctggtgctcagaaaacaatctggctctgaacaccaggcaaacaaaagagctcattgtcgacttcaggaggcacagcaccgacttagtccccctacatatcaacggcgagtgtgtggagagggtcaacaccttccggtttctcggcgtccttatctctgctgacatctcctggacagacaacacgacagcggtcatcaagaaggctcagcagcggctgcacttcctgagggttctcaggaagcacaacctggagtctaacctgctgctgaccttctaccgctcgtccatcgagagcctgctgacatactgcattacagcatggtacggcagctgcaccatggcagacagggagaggcttcagagggtaactaggacagcacagaagatcattggttgccctctcccctccctgatggatatttacacctcccgctgccttagcagggcaaagaatatcatcaaggacagctcccatcctgcgtttggactgttcgacctgctgccctctggaaggcgctataggtgcatcaaaactaggacaaatagactcaggaacagttgttttccgaaagtcataactactcttaactcacacatgcactgacttcacagcccaacacccggacttccatctactccatccacgtactgaaatcaggaactgtaatatgtattgtaattgtaatttttaatattttttaaaataatttttaaatattttaatataactttaaaaatctgtctaagaatactacctattcatccttcaccattttgcctttatagatatgtatatagcgccgcagaattgtgcacctatccccccccccccttgttttgttttctgtttgttgttttttgtactaaattatatgtatgcactgagtacgagctgcttttaatctcattgtacatgtatagtgacaataaatggcatatctaatATCTATATctaagaataaggcgtaggccatttaggactgagatgaagaaaaacgttttcacccagatagttgtgaatctgggaaattctctgccatagaaggccgaggaagccaattcactggatgttttcaaaagagagttaagggcctatcccacgagcatgcgactgcatgcggtaagcgcgacctaacgtggtcgcttgagccgtacggcctcgcggggccggtcccacttcgatcgccggagctgtatggagttgtgcggggctggtcccgacatcgcgcgggcggggctccgaaaaaatgACCGTgtacaaaaattccgcgcggcaactgcctgccggcccgcagccgcctcccttatggcctattttcgatgtttctgtgAGACCTCGCCGTTTGTTCTGTTGCAGGAGGTGAAGCTGATTTTCCCGAACAGCCAGCGCATGAACCGGGGGAAGCACGACATTGAGGCGCTGGTGATGGCGTGCAAATCCAACGGCGTCACGGACCTGCTCATTGTGCACGAACATCGCGGcgtcgcaggtcaggcagcgcttCCCAGCGTCTACACTCGCCCAACGTAGAACAgcacctagagtcatagagtgctaaagagtggaaacaggcccaacttgcccacaccagcccacatgtcccagctacacaagtcccacctgcccgcgctcggtccatatccctccaaacctgttctatccacttacctgtctaactgtttcttaaacctttggatagtcccagcctcaactacatcttctggtctgaagaagggtttcggcccgaaacgttgcctttttccttcgctccatagatgctgctgcacccgctgagtttctccagcttttttgtgtacctcttctggcagcttgttccatataacatataacaattacaggacggaaacaggccatctcggcccttctagtctgtgcctagagtggtgaatctgtggaattctctgccacagaaggtagttgaggccagttcattggctatatttaagagggagttaaatgtggcccttgtggctaaagggatcaggaggtatggagagaaggcagggatgggatactgagttggatgatcagccatgatcatattgaatggcggtgcaggctcgaagggccgaaaggcctactcctgcacctattttctatgtgccgaacacttactctcacctagtcccatctacctgcactcagaccataacccagcattcctttcccgtccatatacctgttcaatttatttttaaatgataaaatcgaaccttcctccaccccttacactggaagctcattccacacagctaccactctctgagtaaagaggttctccctcatgttgcccctaaacttttatcccttaattctcaaatcatgtcctcttgtttgaatcttccctactctcaatggaaaaagcttatccacgacaattctgtctatccctctcatcattttaaagacctctatcaagtccccctcttaaccttctgcgctctaaagaataaagacctaacttgttcaacctttcaatgataccagtcattgaaagtaggcatgcaggtgcagcaggcagtgaagaaagcgaatggtatgttagcattcatagcaaaaggatttgagtgtaggagcagggaggttctactgcagttgtacagggtcttggtgagaccacacctggagtattgcgtacagttttggtctcctgacctgaggaaggacattcttgccatagagggagtacagagaaggttcaccagactgattcctgggatgtcaggactttcatatgaagaaagactggatagactcggcttgtactcgctagaatttagaagattgaggagggatcttatagaaacttacaaaattcttaaggggttggacaggctagatgcaggaagattgttcccgatgttggggaagtccagaacaagcggtcacagtttaaggataaaggggaaatcttttaggaccgagatgggaaaaacatttttcacacagagaatggtgaatctgtggaattctctgccacagaaggtagttgaggccagttaattggctatatttaagagggagttagacgtggcccttgtggctaaagggatcaggggctatggagagaaagcaggtacaggatactgagttggatgatcagccatgaccatattgaatggcgttgcaggcttgaagggccgaatggcctactcctgcacctattttaaaagtcaagtcagtggatatttctgtggcagagatggatggatagattcttgattagtaggggttttagaggttatggggagaaggcaggtgaatggggataggaaggagagatagatcagccatgattgaatggcagagtagacttaacatagaagataggtgcatgaggtggccattcggcccttcgaaccagcaccgccatacattgtgatcatggctgatcgtcccctatcaataacccgtgcctgccttctccccatatcccttgactccactagcccctagagctcgatctaactctctcttgaatccatccagtgacttggcctccattgccctctgtggcagggaattccataaattcactactctctgggagaaaaagtttttttctcacctcagtcttaaatgacctcccctttattctatgactgtgtgtggcccctagttctggactcgcccaacattgggaacatttttcctgcatcgagcttgaccagtccttttataattgtatatgtttctataagatcccccccacctcatccttctaaactccagtgaatataagcctagtcttttcaatctttcctcatatgacagtccggccatcaTAGGGATCAATGGGCCTTACCCttaccctcccccttcccccactctctctctatctctctctctccctctctccctctcccttgatgggccgaatggccaaattctattcctatcccttacaccgaagatagacacaaaatgctggagtaactcagcgggacaagcagcatctctggagagacggaatgggtgacgtttcgggtcgagacccttctgcagactgagtcgcgggaaagggaaaggagagatatagtcgGTGATGCAGagcgatatagaacaatgaatgaaagatatgcaaaaaaaatatcgatgatgaaggaaacgggCCGCTACTGGGAGAAAGATAAATAAGTGGCTGGATGGATGAACCctcttggccagcatgggcaagttgggccgaagggcctgtttccgtgctgtttaacTCAATGACTGTTGCGTGATaagtgaggggaagaagctgttcctgatttcAACAGAGgccagaggggaggagggagattaaGTGGGGTgcgtccgcgttgtatctctaaagcaaactaaaaactaagctatactctctctctctccccttccctctctccccctccctctctccccctccctctctccccctctctctccccctccccctccctctctccctctccatcaccccctacccctccctctcgctccctcactctctctccctccctctctctccctcactctctctccccatctctcctccccatctctcctccccatctctcctccctcactcactctctctccttctctctccccatctctcctccccatctctccttcccatctctctccctcactcactctctctctccttctctctccatgtcccctttctctcccccccacccccccccacctctccttttccccgttctctccctccctctccccgagcAGACGGACTCATCGTGTGCCACCTGCCCTTCGGCCCGACGGCCTACTTCACGCTGTCGAACGTGGTGATGCGACACGACATTCCCCACATTGGCACCATGTCGGAGGCCCACCCTCACCTCGTCCTCCACAACCTCACCTCGCGCCTGGGCCAGAGGGTAGGTGGGGAAACCATGGTGGGCGAACACAGTGGCGTTAGAGCCACTGCATCCCAGTGCCAGCGACCCTGGGTTCCACTGGGCTTACCCAGGCTTATAGACTGGGCTGTCTATATTCATTGCAATTTAGACAGATGAGAcgggatcttagtttagtttagaaacacagcgcggaaataggcccctcggcccaccgagtccgcgccgaccagcgatccctgtacactaacactatccgacacacactgggcacaatttacattcataccaagccaattaacctacaaacaccagcgtctttgtggagtgtgggaggaaaccgaagatctcagagaaaacccacgcaggtcacagggagaaagtacaaactccgtacagacagcacccgtagtcaggatatatTACAATTTATAttgatgatttggacgagggaattgaatgcaacatctccaagtttgcggatgacacgaagctggggggcagtgttagctgtgaggaggatgctaggaggctgcaaggtgacttggataggctgggtgagtgggcatatgcatggcagatgcagtataatgtggataaatgtgaggttatacactttggtggcaaaaacatgaaagtagactattatctaaatgatggccgattaggaaaaggggagatgcaacgagacctgggtgtcatggtacaccagtaattgaaagtaggcaggtacacaaaattgctggagaaactcagcgggtgcagcagcatctatggagcgaaggaaataggcgacgtttcgggccgaaacccttcttcagaggtacattgaaagtaggcatgcaggtgcagcaggcagtgaagaaagcgaatggtatgttagcattcatagcaaaaggatttgagtataggagcagggaggttctactgcagttgtacagggtcttgttgagaccacacctggagtattgtgtacagttttggtctccaaatctgaggaaagacattcttgccatagagggagtacagagaaggttcaccagactgattcctgggatgtcaggactttcatatgaagaaagactggatagacttggcttgtaatcgctagaatttagaagattgaggggggatcttatagaaacttccaaaatcttaaggggttggacaggctagatgcaggaagattgttcccgatgttggggaagtccagaacaaggggtcacacagtttaaagataagagggaagtcttttaggaccaagatgagaaaaacattttttttcacacacagagagtggtgaatctgtggaattctctgccacagaaggtagttgaggccagttcattggctatatttaagagggagttagatgtggcccttgtggctaaagggatcagggggtatggagagaaggcagggatgggatactgagttggatgatcagccatgatcatattgaatggcggtgcaggctcgaagggctgaatggcctactcctgcacctattgtctatgcttctacaccaagccaattaaccaacaaacccgagcgtctttgtggagtgtgggaggaaactgaagatctcggagaaaacccacgcaggtcacagggagaacgtacaaactccgtacagacagcacccgtagtcaggatcgaacccgggtctctggcgctgtaatgcagccactatgccgccctatcttatagaaacatgtataaATTTTAAGGGATTAgatagactagatgcaggaaaaacgttccccgtgttgaggagtgcagaaccagggatcacagtttaaagaataaggggtaggccatttaggactgagatgaggaaaaatgtttccacccagagagttctgaatctgtgtaattctctgccacagaaggcagtggtggccaattcactggatgtattcatagaaacatagcaattaggtgcagcagtaggccattcggcccttcgagcctgcaccgccattcaatatgatcatggctgatcatccaactcagtatcctgtacctgccttctctccataccccctgatccttttagccacaagggtcacacctaactccctcttaaatatagccaatgaactgtggcctcaactaccttctgtggcagagaattccactctctgtgtgaaaaatgtttttctcatctcggtcctaaaggatttcccccttatccttaaactgtgtgtggccccttgttctggacttcccaacatcgggaacaatcttcctgcatttagcctgtccaaccccttaagaatgttgtaagtttctataagacccccctcaatctcctaaattctagcgagtacaagccgagtctttcttcatatgaaagtcctgacatcccaggaatcagtctggtgaaccttctctgtactccctctatggcaataatgtctttcctcagatttggagtccaaaactgtacgcgatactccaggtgtggtctcaccaagaccctgtacaactgcagtagaacctccctgctcctatactcaaatccttttgctatgaatgccaacataccattcgctttcttcactgcctgctgcacctgcttgcctactttcaatgactggtgtaccatgacacccaggtctcgatgcaTCTAAATGTAACTCaacagagaattagatttagctcttggggctacagaattaaaggatatgggaagaaagcaggagcagggtactgattctggatgatcagccatgatcatatagaaacatataatcttATATGATCATGATCTTATATaagaaattataaaaggactggacaagctagatgcaggaaaaatgttcccaatgttgggtgagtccagaaccaggggcctcacacagtcttagaataaaggggaggtcatttaagagtgaggtgagaaaaaaactttttcacccagagagttgtgaatttgtggaattccctgccacagagggcagtggaggccaagtcactggatggatttaagagagagttagatagaactctaggggctagtggagtcaagggatatggggagaaggcaggcacgggtttgatgataggggacgatcagctatgatcacggtgctggctcgaagggtcgaatggcctcctcctgcacctattttctatgtttctatatgatcatattgaatggcagtgctggctcgaagggccgaatggcctcctcctgcacctattttctatgtttctatatgatcatattgaatggcggtgctggctcgaagggccgaatggcctcctcctgcacctattttctatgtttctatatgatcatattgaatggtggtgctggctcgaagggccaaatggcctactcttgcacttattttctacattattatgtttctatggtttagcttgtgtgcaggaaggaactgcagatgctgatttaaaccgaaggtggacacaaaatgctggagtaactcagcaggacaggcaacatctctggagagaaggaatgggtgacatttcgggtcgagacccttcttcagacgagttagggataagggaaacgagagatagagaggatgatgtagcgagataaagaacagtgaatgaatgatatgcaacaCAGGGGGAGCAGcatgagaggatgttgcagaaatctcgccaggggagaggaggagaacttcttcaaaagtagacataccttgaggagagtttgcattggagcggacaaaatgtgtaggaaggagctgcagatgctgggtcaaactgtagatagacacaagcagttggagtaactcagctttagACACAGCAATAGACAACaaactggatagacacaaaatgctgggagtggctcagcgggacaggcagcatctctgaagagagggaatgggtgacgtttcagctcgagacccttcttcagaatgagagtcagggtgGAGGGAACCTAGAGAtattgttacatagaaacatagaaaataggtgcaggagtagaggcctttcggcccttctagcctgcactgccattcaatatgatcatggctgatcatccaactcagtatcccgtacctgccttctctccataccccctgatccctttagccacaatggccacatctaactccctcttaaatatagccaatgaactgtggcctcatctaccttctgtggcagagagttccacagattcaccactctctgtgtgaaaaatgcttttctcatctcggtcctaaaggatttcccctttctccttaaactgtgaccccttgtcctggacttccccaacatcgggaacaattttcctgcatctagcctgttcaaccccttaagaattttgtaagtttctataagatcccccctcaatcttctaaattctaacgcgtacaagccgagtctatccagtctttcttcatatgaaagtcctgacatgcaaggaatcagtctggtgaaccttctctgtactccttgagtattagaaaggcgctatataaatcccatccattattattattatggcaagaatgtctttcctcagattaggagaccaaaactgtacgcaatactccaggtgtggtctcaccaagaccctgtacaactgcagtagaacctccctgctcctatactcaaatccttttgctatgcattgttgggtgaggtgtgaaaatggaAGATGCAAGCAGATGGTCGAGGACATGGAAcctcattgaagatagacacaaaatgctggtgtaactcagcggggcaggcagcatctctggagagaaggaatgggtgccgtgttgggtcgagacccttcttcaaccactcctcctgtccctcctccatccttggaggggggggaaggttttgactgtctaccgtaTCTATGCCTCCTTGTTCCACAGGTATCCAGCATCCTGAAGTACTTATTCCCCGTCCCTAAAGAAGACAGCAAAAGGGTGATCACGTTCGCAAACCAGGATGACTACATCTCCTTCAGGTTAGTGCAGAGGCAGGCTTATCCACCCTGAAGTCCatgacagagaaacatagaaaatagctgcaggagtaggccattcggcctttcaagccagcaccgccattcgatagacttggcttgtgcttgctagaatttagaagattgaggggggatcttatagaaacttacaaaattcttaaggggttggacaggctagatgcaggaagattgttcccgatgttggggaagtccaggacaagaggtcacagtttaaggataaaggggaaatcctttaggaccgagatgagaaaaacattttt
The nucleotide sequence above comes from Amblyraja radiata isolate CabotCenter1 unplaced genomic scaffold, sAmbRad1.1.pri scaffold_951_ctg1, whole genome shotgun sequence. Encoded proteins:
- the imp4 gene encoding U3 small nucleolar ribonucleoprotein protein IMP4; its protein translation is MDDEYKWAGVEDPKIMITSSRDPSSKLKQFVKEVKLIFPNSQRMNRGKHDIEALVMACKSNGVTDLLIVHEHRGVADGLIVCHLPFGPTAYFTLSNVVMRHDIPHIGTMSEAHPHLVLHNLTSRLGQRVSSILKYLFPVPKEDSKRVITFANQDDYISFRHHVYKKVDHKNVELSEVGPRFEMKLYQIKLGTLENEKTSETEWCWHPYTNTAKKKRYLSIE